In the genome of Drosophila pseudoobscura strain MV-25-SWS-2005 chromosome 3, UCI_Dpse_MV25, whole genome shotgun sequence, one region contains:
- the BomT2 gene encoding uncharacterized protein BomT2, whose protein sequence is MKSIGLASAVLLLCCLLAVVNATPGKVYINGKCIDCNRPDGDDSIVIPMEPRSGAMSYALTSGAMVFGVLYHLCS, encoded by the exons ATGAAATCGATCGGACTTGCCTCAGCAGTGCTGCTACTTTGCTGCCTTCTGGCTGTGGTCAACG CCACGCCCGGCAAGGTGTATATCAATGGGAAGTGCATTGATTGCAATCGACCAGACGGTGACGACTCCATCGTTATTCCCATGGAACCCCGTTCAGGGGCAATGTCGTACGCCCTTACTTCTGGAGCCATGGTATTTGGAGTACTATATCATCTTTGCAGCTAG
- the LOC15382870 gene encoding immune-induced peptide 3-like, with protein MKWLSIAFVLGLLALASANPLSPGNVIINGDCKVCNIRGD; from the exons ATGAAGTGGCTGTCGATTGCCTTCGTTCTGGGCCTTTTGGCCCTGGCTAGCG CCAACCCCCTGAGTCCCGGCAACGTGATCATCAACGGCGACTGCAAAGTTTGCAACATACGAGGCGATTAA
- the Idgf5 gene encoding chitinase-like protein Idgf5, with amino-acid sequence MLPQSVFYRALMLGSFLCLLHGSLAEVGKLVCFYDAASFVREGPAQLSLVELEPALNFCNFLVYGYAGIDAESHKIKSLDPELSYNRQHYRQITALRQRFPHVRFLLSVGGNRDLSAEGVADSSKYLSLLEQPEHRSAFRASVGAELSNYGFDGLDLAWQFPANRPKLQQGVLKRAWSAVRGWFSTDSVDSKSQEHKEQFATLVRELRRDLQPSGKLLTLSMLPHVDAELFIDVASVLDHVDFVNLGTYDFHTPERDPKVGDLPAPLYAMYDRDPTHNVQYQVQYWLNQTSPSRADQLHIGVTSYGRSWNMTRNSGITGYPPIPAAAGAAPAGKQTRIPGLLSWPEICELLQQQPQDKEAPQLRKVGDPTKRFGIYAYRSADDIGENGLWVGYDDPTTAAIKAGFAQAQGLGGVAFHDVSLDDFRGQCAGEKYPILRSIKYRL; translated from the exons ATGTTGCCCCAAAGTGTCTTCTACAGAGCGCTAATGCTCGGCTCCTTCCTGTGCCTGCTGCACGGCAGCTTGGCCGAGGTGGGGAAGCTGGTTTGCTTCTACGATGCGGCAAGTTTTGTGCGGGAAG gTCCAGCACAATTGTCGCTCGTTGAACTGGAGCCTGCACTCAATTTTTGCAACTTTCTGGTCTACGGCTATGCGGGCATCGATGCGGAGAGCCACAAGATCAAGAGTCTCGACCCGGAGCTGAGCTACAATCGCCAGCATTACCGCCAAATAACTGCACTGCGCCAAAGGTTTCCCCACGTTCGGTTCCTCCTCTCGGTGGGCGGAAATCGGGATCTGAGCGCCGAGGGCGTGGCAGACAGCAGTAAGTACTTGAGCTTGCTGGAGCAGCCGGAGCATCGGAGCGCCTTCAGGGCAAGCGTGGGGGCGGAACTGAGCAATTATGGGTTCGATGGCCTGGACCTGGCCTGGCAGTTCCCCGCGAACCGGCCCAAGCTGCAGCAAGGGGTGCTCAAGCGGGCGTGGAGTGCGGTCCGGGGATGGTTCAGTACGGATTCGGTGGACAGCAAATCGCAGGAGCACAAGGAACAGTTCGCCACTCTTGTGAGGGAGTTGCGCAGGGACTTGCAACCCAGTGGCAAACTCTTAACCCTCAGCATGTTGCCGCACGTCGACGCAGAGC TTTTCATCGACGTTGCCTCGGTGCTCGACCACGTGGACTTTGTCAACCTGGGCACCTATGACTTCCACACCCCGGAACGAGATCCCAAGGTCGGCGATCTACCCGCCCCGCTGTATGCCATGTACGACCGCGATCCCACCCACAACGTGCAGTACCAGGTCCAGTACTGGCTGAACCAGACATCCCCATCCAGGGCGGACCAACTGCACATCGGCGTTACCAGCTACGGGCGCTCCTGGAACATGACAAGGAACTCCGGCATCACTGGCTATCCGCCCATACCGGCGGCGGCCGGGGCGGCTCCAGCTGGCAAACAAACCCGCATTCCCGGATTACTCAGCTGGCCAGAAATTTGTGAGCTgcttcagcagcagccccaggaCAAGGAGGCGCCCCAGCTGCGAAAGGTGGGCGATCCCACGAAGCGGTTCGGCATCTATGCCTACCGCTCGGCAGATGATATTGGGGAGAATGGCTTGTGGGTGGGCTACGACGACCCCACAACAGCGGCCATCAAGGCCGGCTTTGCCCAGGCTCAAGGCCTTGGCGGAGTGGCCTTCCACGACGTGTCCCTGGATGACTTTCGTGGTCAGTGCGCGGGCGAGAAGTATCCGATTCTCAGGAGTATCAAATATCGGCTATAG